A genomic segment from Bacillus rossius redtenbacheri isolate Brsri chromosome 5, Brsri_v3, whole genome shotgun sequence encodes:
- the LOC134532195 gene encoding protein Star-like, giving the protein MAVPVSPARRCLQCAAFLAAFTVVMTILLVSTDVRVPRSRKLLNLSEDLDFRNVVQDDPQLISYIQAVHLRYPQGSGTIDGNQSAPRLLPLWTPLVAKLLRYKRGGVFVEAGAYGGGRPSDTQWLERSLGWRGLLVQSNPLDFLALRKHTRPGSSCLLGCLSPMPYPKEVSVRNAWKQVPDSPADHLFSRVKCFPLYSLLLAVNTSSVDYLSLSSDGSELQVLKTIPMDRVNINVIGVQWHETRAEDMLSFMARHQYHLKKKFDQFYIFVHQRVET; this is encoded by the exons ATGGCAGTGCCGGTGAGCCCTGCGCGACGATGCCTGCAGTGCGCAGCCTTCCTTGCTGCGTTCACTGTCGTCATGACCATCCTGCTGGTCTCCACCGATGTTAGAG TTCCCAGAAGCAGAAAATTGCTGAATTTATCTGAAGACCTAGATTTTCGCAATGTGGTTCAAGATGACCCTCAGTTGATATCATACATCCAGGCAGTTCACCTGCGCTACCCTCAAGGTAGCGGCACCATTGATGGCAATCAGAGTGCTCCCAGGCTCCTGCCCTTATGGACACCACTAGTTGCAAAACTGTTGCGCTATAAG CGAGGAGGTGTGTTCGTGGAGGCTGGAGCGTACGGGGGCGGCCGGCCCTCGGACACACAGTGGCTGGAGCGTAGCCTTGGCTGGCGAGGCCTGCTAGTGCAATCCAACCCTCTCGACTTCCTGGCTCTGCGCAAGCATACCCGCCCAGGCTCGTCTTGCCTGCTCGGCTGTCTCAGCCCAATGCCTTATCCTAAAGAG GTCAGCGTGAGGAACGCTTGGAAGCAGGTGCCCGATAGTCCAGCTGACCACTTGTTCTCTCGCGTCAAGTGCTTCCCGCTCTACTCGCTGTTATTGGCTGTCAACACATCCTCTGTCGACTACCTCAGCCTGAGCTCTGATGGCTCGGAGCTGCAG gTGCTGAAAACCATTCCCATGGATCGAGTGAACATCAATGTGATTGGTGTGCAGTGGCATGAAACACGTGCAGAAGATATGTTGTCCTTTATGGCGAGACACCAGTATCACCTGAAGAAGAAATTTGATCAGTTCTACATATTTGTGCATCAGAGAGTTGAAACATGA